A window of Diadema setosum chromosome 2, eeDiaSeto1, whole genome shotgun sequence contains these coding sequences:
- the LOC140245063 gene encoding protein fem-1 homolog A-like yields the protein MAETCLGKLVFEASDRGDDRVLSVLFQSRREDEIKTALRWRKKWKALGQYKELDGRNALSAAAGNGHTQVVRFLAARGALQIEAEDRVRFDVADIFCGALYHAFKNGQLETAKALLDAGADSSKDLLFHALVHWFSNCQRIYWSLLTVLKEVADVDQVDDEGRTALMIACIDGKSTMVEQLLEHGASPNVQDFGGETPLHLIQPMRFDQLGKMLFKHGAIFHQNYVGLTPLTKMAVLGRHKDVESILSLGESKHTPEDIICALELTGSSLILGDHRVHSYRDLTLGFQYLRRAMALRAESTAEVAIKLLCFPAMAYDLQSETVTMSELDILEGDSEALEVEALLIRERLLTPAAQELYLRPQLIRYAEKAVKNDRLEKAALITEHALNLQRAEGGLDPQICDIICTILQKFSDTAKSRAGLIPASIQRIMSLVKN from the coding sequence ATGGCGGAAACTTGTCTCGGGAAGCTAGTCTTTGAGGCCTCGGACAGAGGGGATGACCGTGTACTCTCAGTTCTCTTCCAAAGCAGACGTGAGGATGAAATTAAAACAGCCTTGAGGTGGCGTAAAAAGTGGAAGGCTTTGGGGCAGTACAAAGAGTTGGACGGGAGAAACGCTCTCTCGGCGGCTGCAGGGAACGGCCATACCCAGGTGGTGAGATTCCTTGCCGCTCGAGGTGCACTGCAGATCGAAGCGGAGGATCGCGTGCGTTTTGATGTGGCGGATATCTTCTGCGGAGCTCTGTATCACGCTTTCAAGAACGGTCAGCTTGAAACTGCTAAGGCATTGCTTGATGCTGGGGCAGACAGCTCCAAAGATTTATTGTTCCATGCGTTGGTTCACTGGTTCTCGAATTGTCAACGCATCTATTGGAGCCTGCTGACAGTGCTGAAGGAAGTAGCCGATGTTGACCAAGTGGACGATGAGGGACGAACCGCTCTGATGATTGCCTGTATCGATGGAAAGTCGACAATGGTTGAGCAGCTTCTGGAGCATGGTGCAAGCCCCAATGTTCAAGATTTCGGCGGTGAAACTCCGCTTCACTTGATTCAGCCGATGAGGTTCGATCAGCTTGGTAAAATGTTGTTTAAACATGGAGCTATCTTCCATCAAAATTACGTCGGATTGACGCCCTTGACCAAGATGGCGGTACTTGGGCGACACAAGGACGTAGAGAGCATACTGTCACTTGGAGAAAGTAAACATACTCCGGAAGACATTATCTGTGCACTGGAGCTAACAGGCTCCTCCCTGATCCTAGGAGATCATCGGGTACACTCGTACCGTGACCTGACCCTCGGCTTCCAGTATCTCCGACGTGCCATGGCACTTCGAGCCGAATCGACGGCAGAAGTTGCCATCAAGTTGCTGTGCTTTCCCGCTATGGCTTATGATTTGCAGTCCGAAACAGTGACAATGTCAGAATTAGACATTCTCGAGGGGGACTCTGAGGCTCTTGAGGTAGAGGCCCTGCTAATACGGGAGAGGCTCCTTACACCAGCAGCTCAAGAGTTGTATCTACGGCCTCAGCTGATTCGCTATGCCGAGAAGGCAGTCAAGAACGATCGCCTCGAGAAAGCAGCTCTTATCACGGAACATGCCTTGAACCTTCAGCGCGCCGAGGGTGGCCTGGATCCACAGATCTGCGACATCATCTGCACGATCCTACAGAAATTCTCCGATACAGCGAAATCAAGGGCAGGGCTGATTCCTGCATCGATACAAAGGATCATGTCACTTGTCAAGAATTAG